A single window of Sander lucioperca isolate FBNREF2018 chromosome 22, SLUC_FBN_1.2, whole genome shotgun sequence DNA harbors:
- the tepsin gene encoding AP-4 complex accessory subunit Tepsin isoform X3, which produces MATFLERLAFLQKVPTLMKATADDENPCPGYLFQEIGKISHESSGCGQCLLEYLLERLQVESCHVKLKVLKIFVHLCGHGSNHFLTELRRNSTFLQQASVYSGPPDPIHGTALYQKVRNTAQEVARLLFTDTISAKGGISPLNLAPPTVGMGSATSHRSGMQGFGYSPGKQGAAGSDSLLDKIQKAAEVMASAVLPPTEHQGIRLHDNHYRAVVAPSAPIEVAVPACAYNLPARTPEALTQRCPGQVGGGWEEADSCNSSSHNSSQDTTTNSRASVGSKSAGTGSHSGASRESSGDLSERVEALQLGDCGQEMALISRLTEGSRVFLSREESQHFIKECSILNCEVVVELLSSKLQDPSNTRALCAESCLMTSDLLSLEQMFGATHRRLRQLSDGAPGPVANKATKILRQFKALMGGSVHAPRQDTANSSHQATTNQLPTSTYSDPLRPAYSADNTNHNHYQPDIPPNYPSSPCGLALDQRDSSGELMNDGHEEKRSPNLRELLQNQVEPVKTAKFKFVAEESEPNADRSSSPPAEPQGGQPCPSKLSLFSGMELVTKGKPLCKRETSQTETDTMGYSLRENPAGHNSIGISETSDDAPLICNSVACDSSQPVSAFSFLNF; this is translated from the exons ATGGCAACATTTCTGGAACGATTAGCTTTTCTTCAGAAA GTCCCGACTCTGATGAAGGCTACAGCAGATGATGAAAACCCCTGTCCTGGCTACCTTTTCCAAGAGATTGGAA AAATCTCCCACGAGTCTTCAGGTTGCGGTCAGTGTTTGTTGGAGTACCTTCTAGAGAGGCTGCAGGTGGAGTCCTGTCATGTCAAACTTAAG GTGCTGAAGATCTTTGTCCATCTTTGCGGTCATGGCTCAAACCATTTCCTCACAGAACTTCGTAGGAACTCCACCTTCCTCCAGCAAGCATCAG TTTACAGCGGCCCTCCTGATCCTATCCATGGCACAGCGTTGTACCAGAAAGTGAGAAATACAGCACAG gAAGTGGCCAGGTTGCTTTTCACAGATACAATTTCGGCCAAAGGTGGCATCTCCCCGCTCAACCTAGCCCCCCCAACAGTGG GTATGGGTTCAGCAACCTCCCACAGGTCAGGAATGCAGGGCTTTGGGTACAGTCCAGGAAAGCAGGGGGCAG CAGGCAGTGACTCACTCCTGGATAAGATCCAGAAAGCTGCAGAGGTAATGGCCAGTGCTGTCCTTCCCCCAACTGAACACCAGGGCATCCGTCTCCATGACAACCATTACCGGGCCGTAGTTGCGCCGTCCGCTCCCATAGAGGTGGCGGTGCCTGCGTGTGCCTATAACCTGCCTGCTCGAACACCAGAAG CATTGACCCAGCGGTGCCCAGGGCAGGTAGGAGGCGGCTGGGAAGAGGCCGACAGCTGCAACAGCTCCTCTCACAACTCTTCTCAGGACACCACAACTAACAGCAGGGCCTCTGTGGGCAGCAAGTCAGCTGGTACCGGGAGTCATTCGGGGGCCAGTAGAGAGAGCAGTGGGGACCTATCGGAACG GGTGGAAGCTTTGCAGTTGGGGGACTGTGGCCAGGAGATGGCGCTAATCAGCAGGCTGACTGAAGGATCCAGAGTTTTTCTGTCCAGAGAGGAGAGCCAGCACTTCATTAAAGA GTGCTCCATTCTCAACTGCGAGGTCGTGGTGGAGTTGCTCTCAAGCAAGCTTCAGGATCCCTCAAACACT CGGGCACTATGTGCTGAGTCATGCCtcatgacctctgacctcctctCTCTGGAACAAATGTTTGGAGCTACACATCGAAGGCTCCGCCAGCTGAGCGACGGGGCTCCAGGACCTGTGGCCAACAAAGCCACCAAG ATCCTGCGACAGTTTAAGGCTCTGATGGGTGGGTCTGTTCACGCTCCGAGGCAGGATACAGCCAACAGCAGCCATCAGGCAACAACTAATCAGCTTCCCACATCGACATACTCAGACCCTTTACGCCCAGCCTACTCTGCTGACAACACCAACCACAACCATTATCAGCCTGACATCCCACCAAATTACCCATCTTCCCCCTGTGGTCTGGCCTTGGACCAAAGAGACTCCTCAGGGGAGCTGATGAATGACGGCCATGAGGAGAAACGTTCTCCTAATCTGCGTGAGTTACTGCAAAACCAGGTGGAGCCAGTCAAGACTGCCAAGTTTAAATTTGTTGCTGAAGAATCCGAGCCTAACGCAGATAGGAGCTCTTCCCCTCCAGCTGAGCCTCAGGGTGGGCAGCCGTGTCCCAGCAAACTGTCTCTGTTCAGCGGTATGGAGCTGGTGACTAAGGGGAAGCCCCTGTGTAAAAGAGAGACGTCCCAGACAGAGACGGACACGATGGGCTACAGCTTAAGGGAGAATCCAGCTGGGCATAACAGTATCGGCATCAGTGAAACCAGCGACGACGCTCCTTTAATTTGCAATTCAGTTGCATGTGATAGCAGCCAACCCGTATCTGCCTTCTCGTTTCTCAACTTTTAA
- the tepsin gene encoding AP-4 complex accessory subunit tepsin isoform X2: MATFLERLAFLQKVPTLMKATADDENPCPGYLFQEIGKISHESSGCGQCLLEYLLERLQVESCHVKLKVLKIFVHLCGHGSNHFLTELRRNSTFLQQASVYSGPPDPIHGTALYQKVRNTAQEVARLLFTDTISAKGGISPLNLAPPTVGMGSATSHRSGMQGFGYSPGKQGAGSDSLLDKIQKAAEVMASAVLPPTEHQGIRLHDNHYRAVVAPSAPIEVAVPACAYNLPARTPEALTQRCPGQVGGGWEEADSCNSSSHNSSQDTTTNSRASVGSKSAGTGSHSGASRESSGDLSERVEALQLGDCGQEMALISRLTEGSRVFLSREESQHFIKECSILNCEVVVELLSSKLQDPSNTVKMRALCAESCLMTSDLLSLEQMFGATHRRLRQLSDGAPGPVANKATKILRQFKALMGGSVHAPRQDTANSSHQATTNQLPTSTYSDPLRPAYSADNTNHNHYQPDIPPNYPSSPCGLALDQRDSSGELMNDGHEEKRSPNLRELLQNQVEPVKTAKFKFVAEESEPNADRSSSPPAEPQGGQPCPSKLSLFSGMELVTKGKPLCKRETSQTETDTMGYSLRENPAGHNSIGISETSDDAPLICNSVACDSSQPVSAFSFLNF, translated from the exons ATGGCAACATTTCTGGAACGATTAGCTTTTCTTCAGAAA GTCCCGACTCTGATGAAGGCTACAGCAGATGATGAAAACCCCTGTCCTGGCTACCTTTTCCAAGAGATTGGAA AAATCTCCCACGAGTCTTCAGGTTGCGGTCAGTGTTTGTTGGAGTACCTTCTAGAGAGGCTGCAGGTGGAGTCCTGTCATGTCAAACTTAAG GTGCTGAAGATCTTTGTCCATCTTTGCGGTCATGGCTCAAACCATTTCCTCACAGAACTTCGTAGGAACTCCACCTTCCTCCAGCAAGCATCAG TTTACAGCGGCCCTCCTGATCCTATCCATGGCACAGCGTTGTACCAGAAAGTGAGAAATACAGCACAG gAAGTGGCCAGGTTGCTTTTCACAGATACAATTTCGGCCAAAGGTGGCATCTCCCCGCTCAACCTAGCCCCCCCAACAGTGG GTATGGGTTCAGCAACCTCCCACAGGTCAGGAATGCAGGGCTTTGGGTACAGTCCAGGAAAGCAGGGGGCAG GCAGTGACTCACTCCTGGATAAGATCCAGAAAGCTGCAGAGGTAATGGCCAGTGCTGTCCTTCCCCCAACTGAACACCAGGGCATCCGTCTCCATGACAACCATTACCGGGCCGTAGTTGCGCCGTCCGCTCCCATAGAGGTGGCGGTGCCTGCGTGTGCCTATAACCTGCCTGCTCGAACACCAGAAG CATTGACCCAGCGGTGCCCAGGGCAGGTAGGAGGCGGCTGGGAAGAGGCCGACAGCTGCAACAGCTCCTCTCACAACTCTTCTCAGGACACCACAACTAACAGCAGGGCCTCTGTGGGCAGCAAGTCAGCTGGTACCGGGAGTCATTCGGGGGCCAGTAGAGAGAGCAGTGGGGACCTATCGGAACG GGTGGAAGCTTTGCAGTTGGGGGACTGTGGCCAGGAGATGGCGCTAATCAGCAGGCTGACTGAAGGATCCAGAGTTTTTCTGTCCAGAGAGGAGAGCCAGCACTTCATTAAAGA GTGCTCCATTCTCAACTGCGAGGTCGTGGTGGAGTTGCTCTCAAGCAAGCTTCAGGATCCCTCAAACACTGTTAAGATG CGGGCACTATGTGCTGAGTCATGCCtcatgacctctgacctcctctCTCTGGAACAAATGTTTGGAGCTACACATCGAAGGCTCCGCCAGCTGAGCGACGGGGCTCCAGGACCTGTGGCCAACAAAGCCACCAAG ATCCTGCGACAGTTTAAGGCTCTGATGGGTGGGTCTGTTCACGCTCCGAGGCAGGATACAGCCAACAGCAGCCATCAGGCAACAACTAATCAGCTTCCCACATCGACATACTCAGACCCTTTACGCCCAGCCTACTCTGCTGACAACACCAACCACAACCATTATCAGCCTGACATCCCACCAAATTACCCATCTTCCCCCTGTGGTCTGGCCTTGGACCAAAGAGACTCCTCAGGGGAGCTGATGAATGACGGCCATGAGGAGAAACGTTCTCCTAATCTGCGTGAGTTACTGCAAAACCAGGTGGAGCCAGTCAAGACTGCCAAGTTTAAATTTGTTGCTGAAGAATCCGAGCCTAACGCAGATAGGAGCTCTTCCCCTCCAGCTGAGCCTCAGGGTGGGCAGCCGTGTCCCAGCAAACTGTCTCTGTTCAGCGGTATGGAGCTGGTGACTAAGGGGAAGCCCCTGTGTAAAAGAGAGACGTCCCAGACAGAGACGGACACGATGGGCTACAGCTTAAGGGAGAATCCAGCTGGGCATAACAGTATCGGCATCAGTGAAACCAGCGACGACGCTCCTTTAATTTGCAATTCAGTTGCATGTGATAGCAGCCAACCCGTATCTGCCTTCTCGTTTCTCAACTTTTAA
- the tepsin gene encoding AP-4 complex accessory subunit tepsin isoform X1: MATFLERLAFLQKVPTLMKATADDENPCPGYLFQEIGKISHESSGCGQCLLEYLLERLQVESCHVKLKVLKIFVHLCGHGSNHFLTELRRNSTFLQQASVYSGPPDPIHGTALYQKVRNTAQEVARLLFTDTISAKGGISPLNLAPPTVGMGSATSHRSGMQGFGYSPGKQGAAGSDSLLDKIQKAAEVMASAVLPPTEHQGIRLHDNHYRAVVAPSAPIEVAVPACAYNLPARTPEALTQRCPGQVGGGWEEADSCNSSSHNSSQDTTTNSRASVGSKSAGTGSHSGASRESSGDLSERVEALQLGDCGQEMALISRLTEGSRVFLSREESQHFIKECSILNCEVVVELLSSKLQDPSNTVKMRALCAESCLMTSDLLSLEQMFGATHRRLRQLSDGAPGPVANKATKILRQFKALMGGSVHAPRQDTANSSHQATTNQLPTSTYSDPLRPAYSADNTNHNHYQPDIPPNYPSSPCGLALDQRDSSGELMNDGHEEKRSPNLRELLQNQVEPVKTAKFKFVAEESEPNADRSSSPPAEPQGGQPCPSKLSLFSGMELVTKGKPLCKRETSQTETDTMGYSLRENPAGHNSIGISETSDDAPLICNSVACDSSQPVSAFSFLNF; encoded by the exons ATGGCAACATTTCTGGAACGATTAGCTTTTCTTCAGAAA GTCCCGACTCTGATGAAGGCTACAGCAGATGATGAAAACCCCTGTCCTGGCTACCTTTTCCAAGAGATTGGAA AAATCTCCCACGAGTCTTCAGGTTGCGGTCAGTGTTTGTTGGAGTACCTTCTAGAGAGGCTGCAGGTGGAGTCCTGTCATGTCAAACTTAAG GTGCTGAAGATCTTTGTCCATCTTTGCGGTCATGGCTCAAACCATTTCCTCACAGAACTTCGTAGGAACTCCACCTTCCTCCAGCAAGCATCAG TTTACAGCGGCCCTCCTGATCCTATCCATGGCACAGCGTTGTACCAGAAAGTGAGAAATACAGCACAG gAAGTGGCCAGGTTGCTTTTCACAGATACAATTTCGGCCAAAGGTGGCATCTCCCCGCTCAACCTAGCCCCCCCAACAGTGG GTATGGGTTCAGCAACCTCCCACAGGTCAGGAATGCAGGGCTTTGGGTACAGTCCAGGAAAGCAGGGGGCAG CAGGCAGTGACTCACTCCTGGATAAGATCCAGAAAGCTGCAGAGGTAATGGCCAGTGCTGTCCTTCCCCCAACTGAACACCAGGGCATCCGTCTCCATGACAACCATTACCGGGCCGTAGTTGCGCCGTCCGCTCCCATAGAGGTGGCGGTGCCTGCGTGTGCCTATAACCTGCCTGCTCGAACACCAGAAG CATTGACCCAGCGGTGCCCAGGGCAGGTAGGAGGCGGCTGGGAAGAGGCCGACAGCTGCAACAGCTCCTCTCACAACTCTTCTCAGGACACCACAACTAACAGCAGGGCCTCTGTGGGCAGCAAGTCAGCTGGTACCGGGAGTCATTCGGGGGCCAGTAGAGAGAGCAGTGGGGACCTATCGGAACG GGTGGAAGCTTTGCAGTTGGGGGACTGTGGCCAGGAGATGGCGCTAATCAGCAGGCTGACTGAAGGATCCAGAGTTTTTCTGTCCAGAGAGGAGAGCCAGCACTTCATTAAAGA GTGCTCCATTCTCAACTGCGAGGTCGTGGTGGAGTTGCTCTCAAGCAAGCTTCAGGATCCCTCAAACACTGTTAAGATG CGGGCACTATGTGCTGAGTCATGCCtcatgacctctgacctcctctCTCTGGAACAAATGTTTGGAGCTACACATCGAAGGCTCCGCCAGCTGAGCGACGGGGCTCCAGGACCTGTGGCCAACAAAGCCACCAAG ATCCTGCGACAGTTTAAGGCTCTGATGGGTGGGTCTGTTCACGCTCCGAGGCAGGATACAGCCAACAGCAGCCATCAGGCAACAACTAATCAGCTTCCCACATCGACATACTCAGACCCTTTACGCCCAGCCTACTCTGCTGACAACACCAACCACAACCATTATCAGCCTGACATCCCACCAAATTACCCATCTTCCCCCTGTGGTCTGGCCTTGGACCAAAGAGACTCCTCAGGGGAGCTGATGAATGACGGCCATGAGGAGAAACGTTCTCCTAATCTGCGTGAGTTACTGCAAAACCAGGTGGAGCCAGTCAAGACTGCCAAGTTTAAATTTGTTGCTGAAGAATCCGAGCCTAACGCAGATAGGAGCTCTTCCCCTCCAGCTGAGCCTCAGGGTGGGCAGCCGTGTCCCAGCAAACTGTCTCTGTTCAGCGGTATGGAGCTGGTGACTAAGGGGAAGCCCCTGTGTAAAAGAGAGACGTCCCAGACAGAGACGGACACGATGGGCTACAGCTTAAGGGAGAATCCAGCTGGGCATAACAGTATCGGCATCAGTGAAACCAGCGACGACGCTCCTTTAATTTGCAATTCAGTTGCATGTGATAGCAGCCAACCCGTATCTGCCTTCTCGTTTCTCAACTTTTAA
- the ndufaf8 gene encoding NADH dehydrogenase [ubiquinone] 1 alpha subcomplex assembly factor 8 yields MSGTNAWTRSRERMRLFPELFAQCAGEAATYGKCVAATTTGRQELRKDMCAKEFEALKTCFTNAAKRKAK; encoded by the exons ATGTCTGGGACTAATGCCTGGACTCGCAGTCGAGAGAGAATGAGACTTTTCCCCGAACTTTTTGCACAGTGCGCAGGAGAG GCAGCGACGTATGGGAAGTGTGTGGCTGCTACCACAACAGGCAGACAGGAGCTAAGGAAGGACATGTGTGCCAAGGAATTTGAAGCACTGAAGACCTGCTTCACAAATGCA gCCAAGAGAAAagccaaatga